TGGTTGCGACCGTGGACAGGATCGGCGGTCGGGCGACGGCGCCGAGACGACCGTGACCGGTCAACTTCGAAAGGTCGAGCATCAGCTCGAGGTCGCGCCGGACGTCGGCGGCGCCGGGCCGGTCGTACTTGTTCACGGCGAACATGTCAGCCACCTCCAGGAGGCCGGCCTTGTTGGCCTGCACCGCGTCTCCCATCCCGGGCGTGACCACGACCAGTGCAGTGTCGGTCGCCGCCGTCACGTCGACCTCAACCTGTCCCACCCCGACGGTCTCGACGAGGATGGGATCGAATCCGGCGACGTCCAGCACCCGGACCATGCCGGGCACTGCCAGGGCGAGGCCTCCGGCGTGACCCCGGGTGGCCATGGAACGGATGAACACCCCGGCAGCCGTGGCCTCGGCCATGCGGACCCGGTCGCCGAGGATGGCCCCACCTGTCAGCGGAGACGATGGGTCGACGGCAAGCACCGCCGGTCGACGTCCCGCTTCGACCAGCCGGGTGGTCCAGACGGCGGTCAGGGTGGACTTCCCGGACCCGGGTGGACCGGTCACCCCGACCACGTGGGCGTTGCCGACGTGACGGTGGGTCGCCTCGGCCACCCGGTCGGCCATCTCGCCGCCCCGTTCGACCAAGGTCAGCAGGCGTGCGGTCGCCCGCAACTCGCCGCCACGTGCCGCCGCCACCAGCTCGGGAACGGTGCGGTCGGCCACCAACGGTCCCGGAGACCTCAGGTCAGCGGCCACGACTGGCCGCGGCGGCCCGGACGCAGGCCACGACCTCGTCGGCCGGTGCACCAGGACCAAGCACCCCGGCCACCCCGGCTGCCGCCAGGGCCGGACGGTCCTCGTCGGGCACAATGCCGCCTATCACCACGGGCACGTCCAGGCCGGCGTCGGCCAGGGCGTCGACCATGCGGGGGCCGAGGGTGAGGTGGCCGGCGTTGAGCATGGAAATCCCGACG
Above is a window of Acidimicrobiales bacterium DNA encoding:
- the meaB gene encoding methylmalonyl Co-A mutase-associated GTPase MeaB, coding for MADRTVPELVAAARGGELRATARLLTLVERGGEMADRVAEATHRHVGNAHVVGVTGPPGSGKSTLTAVWTTRLVEAGRRPAVLAVDPSSPLTGGAILGDRVRMAEATAAGVFIRSMATRGHAGGLALAVPGMVRVLDVAGFDPILVETVGVGQVEVDVTAATDTALVVVTPGMGDAVQANKAGLLEVADMFAVNKYDRPGAADVRRDLELMLDLSKLTGHGRLGAVARPPILSTVATTGEGVADLADAVDAHLEALKAAGVLATRRNERRLAEVRSHLDHLLLEASAVALEDESDPDAGSGGAVGHVGADEPDAAGEPPGVTARRLAERLLRGFEG
- a CDS encoding cobalamin-dependent protein (Presence of a B(12) (cobalamin)-binding domain implies dependence on cobalamin itself, in one of its several forms, or in some unusual lineages, dependence on a cobalamin-like analog.), producing the protein MPDGPPVRVVLAKLGLDGHDRGLKVVARMLRDGGMEVVYLGLRQTTGSIIDAVEQEDADVVGISMLNAGHLTLGPRMVDALADAGLDVPVVIGGIVPDEDRPALAAAGVAGVLGPGAPADEVVACVRAAAASRGR